Within Primulina tabacum isolate GXHZ01 chromosome 5, ASM2559414v2, whole genome shotgun sequence, the genomic segment CCATGAGTGCTTAACCACTGTATAACGGGCCAAATACTCAGGCTCCTCGAGTGGGGCGGAAGaagcggtggaggtggaggtgggaGGTGGTGGTGTTTGATGATCGGCGGCAGCGTGGCGGGTGACAAAGTCCATTTGAGGTTCAGGTAAATAACGGAGATTGTGAGACTGTGGAGGATTATGGCGTAGAAAGAACCATATTCCACCTGCCGAAGATGACGGCAGAGGCCTCTGCCGAGACTGATTGGCACCCAGAGCTTCAAATCTCAAAACCCTAGGAGGGTGACTGTTACTACAAGCGATCAAAATCCAACTCACGGAACAACTGCTCGAATTCCAATTCACGCATATATGTAATAAATATGTGCATAAATGTATTTTGGGAGATTGAAAGAATGAATTGCGATCGGATTAGGGATGGATCAAGGTAAAGAAAATGGCTGATGGATGTCGCCAGATCAGTCTTGGTAACACGTAAGAAAAAGAGACGTTTGGATGAATTCCTCAAGATCATCAAACATCAAACGGATTAAATAATACGTATTAACGAATTCATTGGGTGTATTCAATccatatttttgaagatttttagtatttttttaaaataaaagattttgtGGATGtagtagattttttttttattcctaTATAATCTCACATGTTTACAAATAAATTTATATGGATttttgtagttttttttttcaatgatgtattcaattattaaaaattaagtgatgttatttttttatcgtcttttattattattgaatattatattcatttatataaattataaattaaaaatcacaaaatcaatcaTTGAATGCAAAATTTGTCATGATATtagaataaaaatttattaaatgaacaatttgccaaaaaaatgaaaaatttgaaaaaaaaattgtatatctGGATACAGTTTGATAATTTGAATACATCTAAACTTGTATTGGATTTTTAGAAGTCAAAGTTGAAAATCACTTGATTTTTTGTAATTATGTAAAAGACTATTTTGAATATTACTGGATTTTTGTAGAGTATTCAAAAGTCTTGATTGAATACctctaaacttttaaaatataaaaaataattaaaaatcattaaattatttatatttaatacaCCCCTATTAGATTcagtaaaaaataaataaaacttatCCAAActttattttaacataaaatctTCCAATTTCCAATATGATTAaaagcaataaataaataaataaaaatccagCCATCCACGCGTGATTCGAATTCAGAAGTTATTCTATGAGATCCCAAAAACAGGCCCAAACCAATTACGTTTTTACTAGAGTATTAGTTTAGCTGGAGTTGATTGGTTTTAACATCAATcgatcccaaaaaaaaaaatgtttctgataatttacatttaaaaaaaaaatatgaaccaaaattttaatataaaaagaaCTATTTACGGGCTTAGCTTATTGAATCGAGAATGAAACAATTTTGTTGTCACACCGTCAGCACAAGCACTAAAGAGTTTAACATTGTACGTTGATTTTCCTGgagatgaatttatttttttactataaaatataacaaaactTTAGTTAAAACCATGACATTACACACTTGATTGTAAGATAATGATTGTAGTTGGCTTTTGCTGATTTCTTGATCTAgtaattttttaaacaaaacatgaaaatattattaataaatacaaATTAAACAAGTATAGAAACGGAGTGATTCGTCCTTATTTTCGTATAATCGAATGTTTATTactttatcaaaatttataattgaAAATTACATTACTTATTGTTTTTCTTAATCTACAAAAggtgttatataataatataatgtacCTTAGTATGATCAAGGCACTAATACTCACAATGAGCTAAATTTCAAAGAATAACACAAAGATTTGATACACTAGTCTAATAATTTATTCTAGCAATATCATGAGATAAGATTGTTGGTTATAAGCAAATGAAGCACTATAACAAGACTGCCTCTTCTTGCCCATCACACTCATCCTCGACCTCCCAAAGAAATCGAGCGTGTGAAGCCAAAACATGACTGCAGAAAAGAAACACACAATTCAGTTAACTTATAAACCTCGAATATAATAATAGGAAGAGATTTTGTTATGATGTGACGTTGAAATTGAGTCTTGATATTGTATCTTTAATATTTTGGCAATCGGAAATTTAGGTAATTTATTTTGCAGTCTTGCTCTTTTTTTTCGTGAAAGTGTTTACGTGACACTTGACATATCAACATTATATCTTGAGGACTCGGATATAATGCTgactaaataatatttaatctaTATATTTTACCTATCATTTGGGGCTGCTTTGACGGCTCGATCGAAGTAAAATCGAGCACTTATTGAATCATCATATGTTTGCCGCATTAAATAGTGAGAGAACATTTCCGTCGCTGGGGTTTGCCAAAATAGCTCTTCCACAAAACTCTTCTGCCCTTTTAAAATCTCCTTTAAACTGTATTTTTTATCCAATTAATTAGGCCTTCAGTAATATAATAGGGAaagaaattattaaaaataatcttaaaatatgaagaaaaaaacaatgatttacatatatatataaagttttGCTGATTATTCATTACTGTTTGATGCATATATATTGAtacaatatatcaaaattttaataaaaaatttattactaACTAATAACGATTATTTCACTTAAATAATTACAATAACTAATTATTaagaatttatattttttaaaaaacgttCATCCCTCAAGATAAATTTTCGTACAatcattaatttttgaaaattgcaatttgGTTGTGTGGTCATTTATATTATCAAATGTCAATTTCAATCTTGTATCTTTcgattttttacaattttaatgaTTTATCATTTAGAGTGTTGAAGTAAAGTCGTCAAAAATTGAttgaaattgtaaaaaaaaaaaaaaaacagaccTATGAAACCTAAATCGCAAAGCGacaaatatatgaaaaataaaaatataatttaaccCTTTAATTTTTTAGAACAAAATTTGCATGAcaccaaataaaagattttataACTCTATAAAATTAATCGAATAATGGGAAGAAAAAAATCAATGGATTTACACAAATCCAAGAGGTTTTTGTGAATAATAAATGTCCCAGAAATAGCTGCGGATGTTATTTATGGGAATTAAATTCGtgaataattattataaaaataacaaaCATGTAGTAGGATTTGAAATATATGCAGTATGTAGTATGTACGATCTTTATAAAAAAactgaataaataaatatttttcccaTAAGGTTTTTCCAATGAATTACCTCTTTCAGAAATCTTGCGTATTGTTTAAACCATCGAGTTGCCAGGGTCAGCCGCAATCATTTCATCTCCTGGTAATACATCTCCATAATTTCACTCCCACCATTTGAATCCCGGAACCCAGAACCACTGCGAGGCCCGGGGttgaagagggcgggggtgatcgtcggtgccatcagttgcacggacaatgagcggctcttggcagacttctaggtggagggaacatgaatgaaccgacccacacgggaatgagagggatttcgagactgttcaatgtaatgaactgtacagttgaaggagggtttaaaagatttgatttgtactactcatatcacgaaggtgcatcttcttttcggtagctcatcacataagaactccaaagttaagcgtgcttgacttggggcaattctgggatgggtgacctcctgggaactttcctagggtgcgtgtgaatgaggacataagcacgctggaaagactcgtcgtgttacagtgaggacagtcgtcgaatatggggcgttacagttggtatcagagccgacctctcttagtacggtgtggttcggggacgaaccaagcggaagctggtcgacactgtgaggcccggggttgaagagggcgggggggtgatcgccggtgccatcagttgcacagacaatgagcggctcttggcaggcttctaggtggagggaacatgaatgaaccgacccacacgggaatgagagggatttcgagactgttcaatgtaatggactgtacagttgaagagggtttaaaagatttgatttgtactactcatatcacgaaggtgcatcttcttttcggtagctcatcacataagaactccaaagttaagcgtgcttgacttgggacaattctgggatgggtgacctcctggaaactttcctagggtgcgtgtgagtgaggacataagcacgctggaaagactcgtcgtgttacagtgaggacagtcgtcgaatctggggcgttacaaccACCGCTCCCGCTGCCACTCAACCGCCGCCCCCCTCCTCGGCAAACAtgttctttttcttctttataCTTCACCGTCGAGAGAAACCCATGAAGCTGGTTAGAGCAGCGACGACCAGAGTTTACAGGTCTAGATCTTTCGAGCTCTTTCAGATCTGTTTCTGAAGCGATTCTCGCCATCTTCTTGCTTCGATCATCGAACGAAACTGATGACATCTGAATGGATGAAAAGGATCTTGACTTGGCAATTATTCTGCTCACGCTGGATATTTCTGGTTCAGAATTCAAGTACTGAGGAAGAAATGAGTTCAGTGCCGGTGATGAATAACTTCTGACGAGCATATTGAAACGCTTATATTTATTTCCTCGAAAAAATTTCAGTAGTTTCAATGATATTTTTTTCTGTCAAAAAAAAAGTTCTCTCCAGCTACCCTCACTCGGCTTTATGTTTCATGTTCTACGCAAAACAGGGTTTTTATGGTGGCGAACTGTAGACTATTATTATTAGGTttttattttagaaatattTAGATATGCTTTAcgaaaatatattttgttttattacATATAATAAGTTGGCACCGCGGATAATTGTATTAACAGTGTGCATATGTACGCCGCTGATAATTTTGGACTTTCAACAGCTTGCAGTTgtgcagcgtgcaatgtgcgcCGCGGAAAGAGAATTTACGCGCTGcgaaaagccatttttgttgtagtgtggAGACCCTGCTGAAGTCGATTGTACGATGTGAAAATGcacatttttgttatttttttaatttattatataatatatacgaAAAAATTAATAATCCAATAACTTagttatgtgtgtgtgtgtgtatatatatacacatatatatgtacatatacatatatatatatatatatatatgtgtgtgtgtgtgtaatagTGTTTTATATCTAAGGGCATAAAGCAAAGAATAGTGGTCAAATAATTCGTAATCACGGTAGCAGCCCAGATATGGAGAAGCGACGACGGATCACGTGATGTAGCATCCAAGAAAACCCGTGTTTCTTCGTGCATTGAACGACTATTATTCAATCTGCTGTCACGTGACCAATCTGCCTACCAACGATTAATGGGCAAATTGCTGGTATCAATGGCTCTCCCCACATGTTCATTGTACATCGGGTCTGGCTCTTTGGCTCCCTTTATGTTCATTGAACCTTCGTTCGATATGTGTTTCATTGATTATAATTTGCTGAATGAATAGATCTATCGAACATAATCTGCTCCACCACATAAAATACATACGTGTGTTGGGTTGACAATTTCCAGACTCGTCAAACGCGACATGTTGTATTGGTCTACTAGCCCATTTTGACAAACTTAAGATTAAAtcaaatcataatttttttatatattagattgaaaatcaaactgAAACCAAATCAAGCACACATTAAAACCAGATGCATGTGAAAGAATTTATAATGATAATTATAACTGCTCGGTTATTATAATGATTAGATTAGACTAAACTAGTTTATTGTaggaaaattacaattttagtctttaaattttacatgttttaagttttagtaatataaatattcaaaattgATTTAAGTGCGGTAAATTTGGTTGTTTTGATTTTAGTCTTATTTCACATAATGATGAATGACACCGGAAAGTATTAATGTTTGGCATAAGCTAGAACGacaaattaaaataacttaaataCATCGTTTTGTAGAAAAACAACAAATGGGACAAATAAAAGTATCAAAAATTTTATTAGCAATCATATGCATGTAAAATAGTACATAAGTTCTGATGGGTTTTGAAGATTTTACacacaaataaaattattatcacGATCAAAAtattacataaataataaagaCATAAAGATGGACATATAAATCAACAAATCGTATCAATTAATAAAGATTGAGAAAAGGATAAATCTCATATCTTATATTACAACTTCCACCAACCACTCTCCCACCTTGTTTGCCATCGCAGCAGCTTGGAAGTTCACTAATGGCATCATCCAAGCATTTCTTGCAATTAACATCCGAAACATCTCTGCTGCATTGAACCATTCCGTATATTTTCTTGGATTCTTCGATCTGAGATTCTCCGTTAGCAAACATTTTCGACGATTCGCAAGCTTTCTTCGACAGATTTGTTAACAATTCTTTCACCCTCTGGTTGAACTTACGAGGCTCGACCATGGTCACATTGTTCACATTCAACATGTAAAATCTGTTTTGATAATCGATCTTGCCGAAAAAATCGACATCGTTGTATTTCAAGAAACAAGAGTCATACCAAATAATAGCTCCTTTGTTGTTGGGACAACGTTCATGGATTTCACTGCTTGCCTCAAGAACACAGGTTTTACAGTCATTCCTCGAGACGTCTCCGCGACAAAGAGAGAGCCCGTAGGGACGATTGTCATGGTGTTGGCCTGTGGATCCAATGCCAAATCCAGTCGGAGGTGTCTTGTAAGAAAGATTCTTCAGGAgttttcttaaatttttgtCATAAACACTGTTTTTGGTGAAGTTTTGAGAGTTGAAGCAAAAGTGAAAGAGTGGATCGATCGAAATCGCAGATTGGATGAGGAGAAAAGAGATCAAGACAATGGAAAACTTGTAAGCCATGTCTGAGAAATCAAACCGTTTGATGGAAAACATTCAACTCTATCCACTCTTTCACTTTTGCTTCAACTCTCAAAACTTCACCAAAAACAGTGTTTATGacaaaaatttaagaaaacTCCTGAAGAATCTTTCTTACAAGACACCTCCGACTGGATTTGGCATTGGATCCACAGGCCAACACCATGACAATCGTCCCTACGGGCTCTCTCTTTGTCGCGGAGACGTCTCGAGGAATGACTGTAAAACCTGTGTTCTTGAGGCAAGCAGTGAAATCCATGAACGTTGTCCCAACAACAAAGGAGCTATTATTTGGTATGACTCTTGTTTCTTGAAATACAACGATGTCGATTTTTTCGGCAAGATCGATTATCAAAACAGATTTTACATGTTGAATGTGAACAATGTGACCATGGTCGAGCCTCGTAAGTTCAACCAGAGGGTGAAAGAATTGTTAACAAATCTGTCGAAGAAAGCTTGCGAATCGTCGAAAATGTTTGCTAACGGAGAATC encodes:
- the LOC142547846 gene encoding antimicrobial ginkbilobin-2-like protein, giving the protein MSEKSNRLMENIQLYPLFHFCFNSQNFTKNSVYDKNLRKLLKNLSYKTPPTGFGIGSTGQHHDNRPYGLSLCRGDVSRNDCKTCVLEASSEIHERCPNNKGAIIWYDSCFLKYNDVDFFGKIDYQNRFYMLNVNNVTMVEPRKFNQRVKELLTNLSKKACESSKMFANGESQIEESKKIYGMVQCSRDVSDVNCKKCLDDAISELPSCCDSKQGGRVVGGSCNIRYEIYPFLNLY
- the LOC142544689 gene encoding antimicrobial ginkbilobin-2-like protein — encoded protein: MAYKFSIVLISFLLIQSAISIDPLFHFCFNSQNFTKNSVYDKNLRKLLKNLSYKTPPTGFGIGSTGQHHDNRPYGLSLCRGDVSRNDCKTCVLEASSEIHERCPNNKGAIIWYDSCFLKYNDVDFFGKIDYQNRFYMLNVNNVTMVEPRKFNQRVKELLTNLSKKACESSKMFANGESQIEESKKIYGMVQCSRDVSDVNCKKCLDDAISELPSCCDGKQGGRVVGGSCNIRYEIYPFLNLY